A window from Actinomycetota bacterium encodes these proteins:
- a CDS encoding diguanylate cyclase: protein MRENRRVNWFSKYLTNNGRYDKVDALYRKVYVLNVILTIMLVICLLFVFIDIVLFRMYGAAIVNAASVVLSLLTLIYFKKTNNYKVAAYLSVAILFFILAAFFQVVQNKHYAFYWLAILPPIIYFLLGKKTARIALCIFGAYMFYFFLYNKAGWSPAEFDNQSVFNIAGATLSIVLMIAYYEKSRKEAWDELRKINFQLENSQDELRLILDSAAEAIYGVDLKGNCSFCNRSSIKMLGYNSQAELIGKNMHWQIHHTTKDGTPIPIDECKILKAFINGEGSHVDDEVFWRADGTSFDVEYFSYPQIRNGEIIGSVITFMDISERKQKEAEIQYLSCYDTLTGLQNRRCFEENRTKFDNQDNLPLSIISADINGLKMTNDIFGHAAGDELIKKSSKILLQACRQGDLVARVGGDEFIIFLPRTTGVNAEKIMDRIRAGFTDARVEAIKCSISLGLDTKISTDQSLDEIMVNAENAMYKDKTMNRKSINKDIIDAIIETLHARNPREKRHSAKVSELCYKIGSAMLLPEAEISKLSRAGYLHDIGKIVFDDSILSKDFLSDIELERMQQHSVVGYRILSLFDDTLDLAEYIYGHHEKWDGTGYPRRLKGEQIPLISRIIAVGETYDRVLNRGELSLKKRKQAALKVISKGAGTQFDPRITELFLRVMGEKEEV, encoded by the coding sequence GTGAGAGAGAATAGAAGAGTTAATTGGTTCAGTAAATACTTAACCAACAATGGCAGGTATGACAAAGTTGATGCTTTATACAGAAAAGTATATGTCTTAAATGTTATTCTTACTATTATGCTGGTCATTTGCCTCCTTTTTGTTTTTATAGATATCGTCCTTTTTAGGATGTACGGCGCCGCCATAGTTAATGCTGCATCTGTTGTTTTATCCTTATTAACTTTAATATACTTTAAAAAGACAAATAATTATAAAGTTGCTGCTTATCTCTCAGTGGCAATTTTGTTTTTTATTCTAGCTGCCTTTTTTCAGGTTGTTCAGAATAAACACTACGCTTTCTATTGGCTCGCTATCCTTCCTCCTATTATATACTTTTTATTGGGTAAAAAGACTGCAAGGATTGCTTTGTGCATTTTTGGAGCTTACATGTTTTACTTTTTCCTATATAACAAAGCGGGTTGGAGTCCGGCAGAATTTGATAATCAGTCTGTTTTTAATATTGCAGGAGCAACCCTAAGCATAGTGTTGATGATAGCTTACTATGAAAAAAGTAGAAAAGAAGCATGGGATGAGCTAAGAAAAATAAATTTTCAATTGGAGAACAGCCAGGATGAGCTGCGGTTGATTTTAGACTCAGCAGCTGAAGCTATTTATGGTGTCGACTTAAAAGGCAACTGCAGCTTCTGCAATAGAAGCAGTATTAAAATGCTGGGCTATAATAGTCAGGCTGAATTAATCGGCAAGAATATGCACTGGCAAATTCACCATACCACCAAGGACGGGACCCCTATTCCCATTGATGAATGTAAAATTTTAAAAGCATTTATAAACGGTGAAGGTTCACATGTAGATGACGAAGTTTTCTGGCGTGCTGACGGCACTTCTTTTGATGTAGAATATTTTTCATACCCGCAAATTAGAAATGGAGAGATCATAGGCTCTGTAATAACCTTTATGGATATAAGTGAGCGCAAACAAAAAGAAGCAGAAATTCAATATTTAAGCTGTTATGATACCCTCACTGGACTTCAAAATCGTAGATGTTTTGAAGAAAACCGTACAAAGTTTGATAACCAGGACAATCTTCCGCTTTCTATTATTTCAGCGGATATTAACGGGCTGAAGATGACCAATGATATATTCGGGCATGCTGCCGGGGACGAGTTAATAAAAAAATCATCTAAAATTTTACTCCAGGCATGTAGGCAGGGCGATTTGGTTGCACGTGTCGGGGGTGACGAGTTTATAATATTTTTACCAAGAACAACTGGAGTAAATGCAGAAAAGATTATGGATAGAATCAGGGCTGGATTCACTGATGCCAGGGTGGAAGCCATTAAATGCAGCATTTCTCTTGGTCTTGATACAAAAATAAGCACTGATCAATCGCTTGACGAGATAATGGTTAATGCTGAAAATGCAATGTACAAAGACAAAACTATGAATCGAAAATCCATAAATAAGGACATTATTGATGCTATAATAGAAACCCTGCATGCAAGAAACCCAAGGGAGAAACGACATTCAGCCAAAGTCAGTGAACTGTGCTACAAAATAGGGTCAGCTATGCTTCTTCCGGAAGCAGAGATTAGTAAATTAAGCAGGGCAGGATATCTGCACGATATAGGGAAAATCGTATTTGACGATAGCATATTGTCCAAGGATTTTCTCTCAGATATAGAGCTAGAAAGAATGCAGCAACATTCGGTAGTTGGGTATAGGATTTTAAGTCTCTTTGATGACACGCTAGATTTGGCCGAATATATTTATGGTCATCATGAAAAATGGGATGGTACCGGATATCCAAGACGGCTAAAAGGGGAACAAATCCCCTTGATTTCTAGAATCATTGCAGTTGGCGAGACTTATGATCGAGTGCTGAACAGAGGCGAACTTTCTTTAAAGAAACGGAAACAGGCAGCCCTTAAAGTAATCAGTAAGGGGGCGGGAACACAGTTTGACCCGAGGATTACTGAACTGTTTTTGCGCGTTATGGGTGAAAAAGAGGAGGTTTGA